The window GGCGAATTACTCATGCATTACGGTACGGACGCGCAAAAAGAGCGCTGGTTGCCGGGGCTTGCCAAAGGTGACGAGATTCCCTGCTTTGGTCTGACTGGCCCTGAAGCCGGTTCGGATGCTGGTGCAATTCCTGATACTGGAGTAGTGTGTTACGGCATCCATGATGGCGAGCAGACGCTTGGTCTACGTATGAATTTCTCTAAACGTTGGATTACCTTGGCCCCTATCGCTACGGTAGTCGGTTTGGCATTTAAAATGCATGACCCAGAAGGGCTGCTCGGTGATGCTAGCAAAGTCGATTATGGCATTACTTGTGCCTTGGTTCCTGCCGATCACAAGGGGGTTGTCATAGGCCCACGGCATTATCCAAGTGGCTCGCCGTTTATGAACGGTACAGTTGATGGCAAGGATGTTTTTATCCCTCTAGACTACATCATTGGTGGCGTTGAGAACGCGGGTCGCGGTTGGCGCATGCTGATGGAATGCCTTGGCGTTGGTCGCGGTATTTCATTACCAGCGCTATCGACCTCAGCTAGCGGGATGACTTACTTGTCGGTTGGTGCGTTTGCCAAAGTTCGCGAGCAATTTAAAATATCCGTTGGTAAATTCGAAGGCGTGCAAGATGCTACTAGTCGTATTGCCAGCCAAACCTATATGTTGGAGGCCTTCCGCCACTTAGTCAACTGCGGATTGAACCAAGGTGGTACGCCATCGGTTATGACCGCGATGGCAAAATATTACGCCACCGAAACCATGCGTGAAGTCGTAAACGATGGTATGGATGTGGTTGGTGGCCGCGCCATTCAAATGGGTCCGCGGAACTTTTTAGCCATTCCTTATCAAGCCATTCCGGTTTCCATTACCGTTGAGGGCGCGAATATTCTAACCCGTTCTTTGATGATCTTTGGCCAAGGCGCGATGCGTTGCCATCCGTATCTATTCGATGAATTGCAACTGCTGCAAAGCGAAGATAAAGCGGGCGCACTTAAGGAATTTGATGTTTTATTCTTTAAACATCTAGGCTATACCTTTAATCGCGGTGCCAAAGCCTTTATCGCAGGTTATGTCGGTGGTAGCAACGATGCGCCAAGCTTTGCTGATAAATTTACTCGTCCTTACTATAAACATATCAACCGCTTAAGTGCCAGTTTTGCCCTCACGGCCGACATGGCATTAGGCTTACTTGCGGGTGATTTGAAGCGTAAAGAGATGCTCTCTGGCCGCTTAGCTGACATTCATAGCCATTTATTTATTGCAACGGCTATCCTACAGTTTTATGAGCATGGCAGTAAATCAGAAGCCGAACGCTTGCATGCTGAAGTTGCGCTACAAAGCAGTCTTTATACTATTCAAGAAGCGTTTGTGTCCTTCTTTGCCAACTTCCCCAATCGCATGGCAGCCAATGTGGTCAGCTTTGTGACCTTCCCTAGTGGTCGTATCTTTACCCCAGCCAGTGATGAGCTTAAACGCCAATTGGGGGATACTTTTATGGATGACTTTGCAGCCAACCCATTCCGCGATTATCTCAAAACTATGGTGTACTACAATACCGATCCTGAAGATGTTACTGGACGCATGGAGCATGCTTATCAAACGCTACTTGAGGTGGAACCCTTGTGGCAGAAGTTTAAAAAAGCCGAGCATAAAGGTAGCTTTGAAGGGTTAACCTTTGAAGATCATGTGGTGCAGGCCAGCCAAGATGGTGATATCACCGAAGAAGAAGCTGAACAACTGATTAGATATAATGCGCTACGTTTTGATTCATTATTGACCGATGTTTTCGATGAGCACTTGCTAAATGCTCAAAAACGCACCAATCCGCATAGTTTAGAGAATGCCGTTCATAAATTGACTGATTATGCTCAGCTCAAAAATGATGCGCAAATTAAGAACGGCACGCCAGCAAAAGACGACGCGATAACTGACAATGTAGAAGCAACCACAAATATCCATGAACAAACTGGCGATGCCAATCCCGACCATGGTTATGAAACGGATGGCGACGTCAAAATGGTAGACGAGCAAGACACGACGCAAGAGATTAAGGCACAAACTAACTTTGGCGAGGTCAATCCTGATGCAGAAGCGCTAAATCCTCGCCATCGTGACGCTGAGTCAACTCTGAGTGAACGTATGAGCTACAACCACAGTAAAGCTAAGGCTGACTCTGATAGACTAAATAACTTAGAGTCAAACTCTACAGAGTCTAAAACAGATGTCTTCGAGGATGACAAAATAGACCAAGATATGTCTGACAATTCTAAATAGCATGACGGATTAAGCCGTGAAAAAGATGACAAAGCATAAGATTTAAACCATCTTGTAGGCTCAAAATCTACCCGCGTAAAAGCGACAAGAACCAAAACGACGACCATAAAATAACAAGCAAGATTGCCGACCTTGGCAATCTTGCTTTTTTATGGCTGATTTTTTCTCTTTTATGGGGTAAAATTTCTTAATTTATAAAAAAATCTTGCAGCGTCCCTAACAATTATTTTATATTGTCCTCGAAAATGTGACACTAAGTGACAGACCAAAAATTTATGAACATAGCAAGAGCAGTAATGGGGCAAAAACTCATAATCGCATTGATTTAAGGTTTGAGCCTGCTACTGAGAGTTATGTAACCAAAGGATATCTTTATGTGGAAAAATATGGGACTGACGGGCAAGATTATTGTTGCCATGGCGCTCGGTATCATACTGGGTTTATTTTTGAATTATTCCGGATTAAATAGCGTCGGCGGTTTTGTTAATACTTATATAACCGATGGATTTTTTGCCATTATCGGTAAGTTATTTGTCAACTCTCTCAAAATGCTGGTCGTACCCTTAGTGCTAATCTCGCTGATTTGCGGGGTGTGCGGCATCGGTGATATCCGCTTATTAGGACGTATTGGCGGCAAGACTTTTTTAATCTACATGATGACTACCGCCTTAGCAATTGCGACCGCGATTGGCCTTGGGATACTATTTGGTATCGGTAAAGGTATGAATATCGAAACCGAAGCAGCATTCGAAGCAGCATCAGCGCCACCCCTTCTCGATGTATTTTCTAATATTATCCCCTCCAATCCCATCAGTGCGATGGCAAATGGCGATATGTTGTCGATTATCTTCTTTGCTATCTTAGTCGGCGTCAGTATTTTGATGGTCGGTAAGCCAGCTAAAGGCTTAGTGCAAAGCTTAGAGCTCATCAATGAAGTCATCTTAAAGATGGTGACTATTATTATGAACCTAGCACCCTACGGTGTATTTGCGCTATTAACCACAGCAATGGCTGAATTGGGATTAGACTTGATTTGGTCATTACTCGGTTATGTGGCGGTATTGGTCGGCTCGCTTGCTTTCCATTTCTTTATTACTATGATGATAGTTCTCAAGCTGTTTTCAGGGTTATCCATCAGAACCTTTTTGACCAAAATGCGTGAAGTACAGATTTTTGCATTTAGTACCTCAAGCTCGAACGCCACTATTCCTATTACCTTGCGCACGGTTACTAAACGCATGGGCGTTGATAACTCAGTAGCTTCGTTTACCGTTCCTTTTGGTGCAACCATCAACATGGATGGTACGGCTATCATGCAAGGTACGGCGACTATTTTCATTGCCAATATCTATGGTATCGACTTAGGCATTGCTGAATATCTAACCGTTATTTTAATGTCAGTACTTGCCTCTGTCGGTACGGCTGGTGTCCCAGGTGTTGGTCTCATTATGCTATCGATGGTGTTTGCGCAAGTCGGCTTACCCATCGAAGGTATCGGCCTTATCTTAGGTGTGGATCGTATTCTTGACATGTTACGTACCGCAGTGAACGTTGGCGGCGATGCGGCTGTCACGACCATTGTGGCAAAATCAGAAGGTAAAATGGATTTGGCAATTTATAACGATCCAGATGCTGGTTCAAAAGAAGTATTCGATGGTCATATTGATGAAGATAACGAGCGTGAATTCTCGGAAGTCTTTAGCGATGGTGTGATGGGCAGTGAATACGATGATATTGATCGACATAAATAGGTAACGCTCAATACCTATTTGTCAGAAATTAAACAAAACCCCCAGCCGATATGACTGGGGGTTTTTATTGAGATAAGGGTTTATAAAGAGTGTTTTACTTACCAATAATTTTATTGTCTTAACCAAAGACGTATTTAGTCACCATCGCTAGGCACACCAATACAATCATAGGACGAATCAGCTTGCTGCCACCCTTTACCACCATATGCGAGCCAAAGTACGCGCCTATCGTCTGACCGACCATCATCGCCAAACCTACTTTCCAAAGTACATTACCGCCTAAAATAAAAAATATCAGTGAACCAATATTAGTAGATAAGTTCAGCACCTTTGCTGCACCCGTGGCTTCAATAATTTGCCGACCACGCAAAGCCACATTACCCAGCGCAAAGAACATACCCGTGCCTGGACCCATATAGCCATCGTAAAAACCAATTAAAGGCGCAGCAACCTTTTGCCACACGCCTTCACTGATACGAGGCGCTGCTTCTACTTCGCCAAGTTTGGGTGCAAATAAAGTATAAATACCGATAGCCGCAATCAAAAATGGAATCAGTTTTTCCAAAAAATCAGGTGGCGATAATTGCACTGCGATTGAGCCGATAATAGAACCAATAAAAGCGGCGATGATGGCCATTTTAATGCGCTTGGGCTTGACGACGCCTTTTCTAATCATGGTAATGGACGCCGCCAATGCCCCTGATGCGGCTTGTAGCTTATTGGTGCCCAAAGTCAAAACTGGCGGAATATTAGCAAGCAGCATCGCTGGAATGGTAAGCAATCCGCCACCGCCAGCAATGGCGTCGATAAAACCAGCGAGCGCTGCCACTGCGGTAAGCATTAAAATAATCTCTAAAGAGAGCGATACATCCATGAAGCTGGCCTTAAAAAAATTTTGAGGATAATAATCTTAACAAACAGTGCAAAGATGCCGTAGAATATAGTCAATCAACACGTCTCAATAGCAATGATACTCGTAAAAATAATGTCACATTATAAACACTCAGAGGCTATAGTGAATCCAATTCGGAAACGGTCAGTGCTACTGGGATGCTACTGTAACAAACGTTTTGCAGCCTCTGTCCCGCTAGCAGCAGCACGCAAGAAAAATTTATACCAGTAGCACGCTGCTATAAGTGACTCTTACTTTAAGTGACTCTCTTTTATTTTTACTCGACTATATGTGCTAAAAGAAGTGGTAAACAAAATAACAAACCAAATGAAAGACAAAAGCGGTCAATTATAAAGATGAACTCGTAAAAACAACTAAAAATTTAATAAAGTCTGCTAAATTTGTCGTATCGTTACTTTAATATAAAAGTGCTACAAGCATATCGAGTGTAAGCTATACCATAGCAAGTTCAAATGACACAGTAGTGTAAATATAGAACGATGACTATAGATTTTTTATACTGTCCTTTAGCATCATCATATTATCGCTTTGTGTTCCATAACGAGGGTTATTGGCTACTTTTCCAAACGTACCAGCAGACGCTATCGGCTTTTACCCTATTAGATCGCTTTACGACAATCATATAGCTTGTAGGAAAGAAGAGATAAATATTAAAGATGTTGAATAGGATATAACCGTTCTATTCCTAATTTTATCTTTGTAATAACGCCATTTTTAGCAAGCCACCGTGCGCCGCTTACGGTGCCGATTTAACGCATTTTATTGTCTATATTGATAATACTATGAGAAACTGAGACAAATATTCGGTGACGTTGCAAAACGTTAGTAGAAGACCGCTTGAGTTTACAGTATATATTTAACCAATGAGGATGACATGGCAATACGAAGAGTTAAGGCATTTTTTGAATTTGAGTCGGCAGGCGGAATCGTCTTAGCATTGGTTGCCATTGCCGCCATGATCATTGCCAATACCCCCCTCAATGTGTGGTACGAGTCCTTTATTCACGCGCCAGTCGCCATTCGTATCGGTGATTTTGAGATTGCCAAAGACGCCAGTCACTGGATTAACGATGGCTTAATGGCGATTTTCTTTTTTTTGGTGGGACTTGAGCTCAAGCGGGAAGTTTTAATCGGTGAGCTGTCTAACGTCAAGCAGATTATCTTACCTGCCGGCGCGGCACTTGGCGGCATGATCATGCCTGCGATCGTCTACATACTCTTTAACTATAACAACCCTGAATATTGGAAAGGTTGGGCGATTCCAGCAGCGACTGATATTGCCTTTGCGATAGGTATTCTAAGCTTACTTGGCAACCGCGTACCAAACTCGTTAAAAGTATTTTTAGTCTCGATTGCGATTTTTGATGATATTGGTGCGATTTTAATTATCGCTTTGTTTTATACCAGTGACTTATCGTTGGGCTCACTTGCCCTCGCAGGTCTATGTCTACCGTTGTTATATCTACTCAACCGCCGCAACGTCACCAGCATCACCCCCTATCTGCTTATTGGCGTCATCATGTGGATTGCGGTGCTCAAATCCGGTATTCATGCGACTTTAGCAGGCGTGGTATTGGCACTATTTATCCCTATGTTTGATCGTACCGATCCTGAGCACTCACCGCTTGAGGAACTGGAACATGACCTACAAAACACCGTGTCCTTTGGTATTCTGCCGCTGTTTGCTTTTGCTAATGCTGGTATTTCATTAAAAGGTGCAGGCGTTGCTGAATTGTTCCATTCCGTACCACTTGGTATTGCCGCCGGTCTATTCCTCGGTAAGCAAATAGGCGTGATGTTGATGTGCTGGCTCATCTTTAAGCTCGGCATCTCAAAAATGCCCAATGGTATGAACTTTAAACAAATCTATGGTGCGGCATTATTATGCGGTGTGGGCTTTACCATGAGTTTGTTCATTGGCGGCTTAGCGTTTGGCGGTGCTACCCTACTATTTGATGAACGTTTGGGTATCATTATGGGCTCAATCGTGTCTGGTATTGCCGGCTATATCATGCTCAAAGTAACGCTAAAAGATAATGTTACCAACACCTCAGTAGACTTAACGCGTCATTAATAGCGATTCGTCATTTTTGGCTTAGCGTTTTTAGCTTAGGACTTTTTAGCTTAGGACTTTTAAATTGTTTAGACTGTCGTAGGAGACGATTATGTGGCTATTTGCGCGACTGCCTACATTGAGCTTATCTATCCTTGGCAGTACCTTCTACTCTCAGGCTGTGCAACCTTATCTAAACAAGAATGCGTGGTCGTGAGCTAAACAGTGTGTGTCCAGCAGCGATGACCAACACCCTACAAAAATTAAACCAGCGAGGCCGAGAATACTACACCTCAAACAGTCAGTTGAATGAAGATAGAGGTCTTTTAGAAAAATATCAAACCGAATATATTAAGCTTCGTGATGGTGAGATGCTAAATTTCGACAATGAAAAACAAGCACGCGCGCGCCTATTGTCTCTACCGACAGAGCTTCGAAGAGTCAGATATCGAATCGGTAATACCGAGGCACAATTAAAATTATTGAGCCAAAAATAATCGTTGAGCCGGATGAATAAATACTGATGTTATGCTGGAAATACAATATTAAAAATACAGTTATGAGGATGCTTGATAAACATGAATAAAAAGACCTCAAATGTCTCGGACAGCAGTGACTCTCCTCTAATAGCCTCATCATACCAACGTCACGGGCGCACTACTGACATCAATGATCACAGTGACTTACAAGTCCTACGTCGTATCAAGCGCTATTTATTACCGAAAGACTTTACTATCTCACCGACGTTATTAGCTGAGATGGTAGAGGGCTACGATATTGGTGATCCACTGGCAGATGCGCTCGCTACTGACAGTTTGCGTTTTGCAAAACCTTTGCAAAACGCGATTATTGATGATGAAGTTGACAGTGATCTAGCTAATAACCCATCATTTATAGCATTAACTGAGCAATTTGGCAGCCATCCGGATTGGTTCGACCCCAAGCTTGCGCAAAT of the Psychrobacter sp. LV10R520-6 genome contains:
- a CDS encoding dicarboxylate/amino acid:cation symporter; its protein translation is MWKNMGLTGKIIVAMALGIILGLFLNYSGLNSVGGFVNTYITDGFFAIIGKLFVNSLKMLVVPLVLISLICGVCGIGDIRLLGRIGGKTFLIYMMTTALAIATAIGLGILFGIGKGMNIETEAAFEAASAPPLLDVFSNIIPSNPISAMANGDMLSIIFFAILVGVSILMVGKPAKGLVQSLELINEVILKMVTIIMNLAPYGVFALLTTAMAELGLDLIWSLLGYVAVLVGSLAFHFFITMMIVLKLFSGLSIRTFLTKMREVQIFAFSTSSSNATIPITLRTVTKRMGVDNSVASFTVPFGATINMDGTAIMQGTATIFIANIYGIDLGIAEYLTVILMSVLASVGTAGVPGVGLIMLSMVFAQVGLPIEGIGLILGVDRILDMLRTAVNVGGDAAVTTIVAKSEGKMDLAIYNDPDAGSKEVFDGHIDEDNEREFSEVFSDGVMGSEYDDIDRHK
- a CDS encoding acyl-CoA dehydrogenase, with translation MAIGLFILAVLIQLAVILAIFLMSLSRVSGSIVAIITVIVTAIISPWSLILGIPIALLCLVLLITPIRQALLTKPVYKALGDAMPSMSDTEREALDAGTSWWEKELFMGAPNWDTFADYPYPQLSEEEQSFIDNEVEQLCTMLDEWKIHHEEKDLSPKAWQFIKDKGILGLIIPKEYGGLQFTSYAQSRVMSKIASRSPTAAVSCMVPNSLGPGELLMHYGTDAQKERWLPGLAKGDEIPCFGLTGPEAGSDAGAIPDTGVVCYGIHDGEQTLGLRMNFSKRWITLAPIATVVGLAFKMHDPEGLLGDASKVDYGITCALVPADHKGVVIGPRHYPSGSPFMNGTVDGKDVFIPLDYIIGGVENAGRGWRMLMECLGVGRGISLPALSTSASGMTYLSVGAFAKVREQFKISVGKFEGVQDATSRIASQTYMLEAFRHLVNCGLNQGGTPSVMTAMAKYYATETMREVVNDGMDVVGGRAIQMGPRNFLAIPYQAIPVSITVEGANILTRSLMIFGQGAMRCHPYLFDELQLLQSEDKAGALKEFDVLFFKHLGYTFNRGAKAFIAGYVGGSNDAPSFADKFTRPYYKHINRLSASFALTADMALGLLAGDLKRKEMLSGRLADIHSHLFIATAILQFYEHGSKSEAERLHAEVALQSSLYTIQEAFVSFFANFPNRMAANVVSFVTFPSGRIFTPASDELKRQLGDTFMDDFAANPFRDYLKTMVYYNTDPEDVTGRMEHAYQTLLEVEPLWQKFKKAEHKGSFEGLTFEDHVVQASQDGDITEEEAEQLIRYNALRFDSLLTDVFDEHLLNAQKRTNPHSLENAVHKLTDYAQLKNDAQIKNGTPAKDDAITDNVEATTNIHEQTGDANPDHGYETDGDVKMVDEQDTTQEIKAQTNFGEVNPDAEALNPRHRDAESTLSERMSYNHSKAKADSDRLNNLESNSTESKTDVFEDDKIDQDMSDNSK
- the nhaA gene encoding Na+/H+ antiporter NhaA, with the translated sequence MAIRRVKAFFEFESAGGIVLALVAIAAMIIANTPLNVWYESFIHAPVAIRIGDFEIAKDASHWINDGLMAIFFFLVGLELKREVLIGELSNVKQIILPAGAALGGMIMPAIVYILFNYNNPEYWKGWAIPAATDIAFAIGILSLLGNRVPNSLKVFLVSIAIFDDIGAILIIALFYTSDLSLGSLALAGLCLPLLYLLNRRNVTSITPYLLIGVIMWIAVLKSGIHATLAGVVLALFIPMFDRTDPEHSPLEELEHDLQNTVSFGILPLFAFANAGISLKGAGVAELFHSVPLGIAAGLFLGKQIGVMLMCWLIFKLGISKMPNGMNFKQIYGAALLCGVGFTMSLFIGGLAFGGATLLFDERLGIIMGSIVSGIAGYIMLKVTLKDNVTNTSVDLTRH
- a CDS encoding TSUP family transporter; the encoded protein is MDVSLSLEIILMLTAVAALAGFIDAIAGGGGLLTIPAMLLANIPPVLTLGTNKLQAASGALAASITMIRKGVVKPKRIKMAIIAAFIGSIIGSIAVQLSPPDFLEKLIPFLIAAIGIYTLFAPKLGEVEAAPRISEGVWQKVAAPLIGFYDGYMGPGTGMFFALGNVALRGRQIIEATGAAKVLNLSTNIGSLIFFILGGNVLWKVGLAMMVGQTIGAYFGSHMVVKGGSKLIRPMIVLVCLAMVTKYVFG